The Sphaerospermopsis torques-reginae ITEP-024 genome has a window encoding:
- a CDS encoding YggS family pyridoxal phosphate-dependent enzyme: protein MTSSISERIATIRAELPPSVRLIAVSKQIPTELMREAYSAGIRDFGESRIQEAASKQQELQDLPDITWHFIGHLQSNKAKKALELFNWIHSVDNLHLAQRLDTLAQQLGVSPLVCLQVKILPDPHKSGWIIPELLADLAALDQCKNLQIQGLMTIPPLGLDEGEILNVFKHTHKLAQEIASQQWGNITMQHLSMGMSGDYQLAIQAGATMVRLGTILFGHRSQISHISPDNTVS, encoded by the coding sequence ATGACAAGTTCAATTAGTGAACGTATTGCTACCATTCGTGCTGAACTTCCGCCTTCAGTACGGTTGATTGCTGTTAGTAAGCAAATACCAACCGAACTGATGCGGGAAGCATACAGCGCGGGCATTCGTGATTTTGGTGAAAGTCGCATCCAAGAAGCTGCCAGTAAACAACAGGAGTTACAGGATCTGCCAGATATTACTTGGCACTTCATTGGACATTTACAAAGTAACAAAGCTAAAAAAGCTCTGGAATTATTTAATTGGATTCACTCTGTAGATAATCTACATCTAGCCCAGCGTCTAGATACCCTGGCGCAACAGCTAGGAGTGAGTCCCCTGGTTTGCCTACAAGTCAAAATTCTCCCTGATCCTCACAAGTCTGGTTGGATAATCCCAGAACTATTAGCAGACTTGGCAGCACTTGATCAATGTAAAAATTTGCAAATTCAAGGTTTGATGACAATTCCGCCTCTGGGTTTGGATGAGGGGGAAATTTTGAATGTGTTTAAACATACCCATAAACTTGCCCAAGAAATTGCCTCACAACAATGGGGTAATATCACAATGCAGCATCTATCTATGGGTATGTCTGGGGATTATCAATTGGCAATCCAAGCAGGTGCAACAATGGTCAGATTAGGGACTATTTTGTTTGGGCATCGCTCCCAAATTTCCCACATCTCACCGGATAATACCGTATCTTAA
- the proC gene encoding pyrroline-5-carboxylate reductase — protein MIIKFGLIGGGVMGEALLSRLIARGIYQGSEVIVSEPQEARRSFLQQQYGVNVTTDNSLVLSQAQEAVMLAVKPQILSAIAQELADILPIQNTPLIISILAGVPLKQLEAAFPELPVIRAMPNTPATVGAGMTAICTGAYAQPSHQATAKEIFTAVGEVVEVPETLMDAVTGLSGSGPAYVALMIEALSDGGVAAGLPRAVAKQLALHTVLGTARLIEESNIHPAELKDQVTSPGGTTIAGVSELEKAGFRSALIEAVKAAAHRSQELGKG, from the coding sequence ATGATTATTAAATTTGGTTTGATTGGTGGTGGGGTAATGGGTGAAGCTCTATTATCCCGCCTTATTGCACGGGGCATTTATCAAGGTTCAGAAGTTATAGTGAGTGAACCCCAGGAGGCTCGTAGGAGTTTTTTACAGCAGCAATATGGGGTAAATGTGACAACTGATAATAGTTTGGTGTTGTCTCAGGCTCAAGAGGCGGTCATGTTGGCGGTGAAGCCACAAATATTAAGTGCGATCGCCCAAGAATTAGCAGATATTTTACCTATACAAAATACACCTTTAATTATTTCTATTTTGGCGGGTGTGCCTTTAAAACAGCTAGAAGCGGCTTTTCCCGAACTGCCAGTTATTCGCGCTATGCCTAATACCCCAGCTACTGTGGGTGCAGGAATGACGGCTATTTGTACGGGTGCTTATGCTCAACCCAGTCATCAAGCAACCGCTAAGGAAATTTTTACGGCAGTGGGGGAAGTGGTGGAAGTTCCAGAAACGCTGATGGATGCAGTGACAGGTTTATCTGGTAGTGGTCCTGCCTATGTGGCGTTGATGATTGAAGCTTTATCCGATGGTGGCGTGGCTGCGGGTTTACCCAGAGCAGTAGCGAAACAGTTAGCTTTACATACAGTATTAGGAACAGCAAGACTGATAGAAGAAAGTAACATTCATCCCGCAGAGTTGAAAGATCAAGTTACCAGTCCGGGGGGAACGACTATTGCGGGAGTGAGTGAGTTGGAGAAGGCTGGTTTTCGTTCTGCTTTAATTGAAGCGGTGAAAGCTGCTGCTCATCGTTCTCAAGAGTTGGGGAAAGGGTGA
- the pipX gene encoding transcriptional coactivator PipX, producing the protein MNPDYSETYINHPTWGLLYRICMVDDNQDLFTTLYAQRLFFLVTNDVKGIKFQSIGRTEARMMLENRLRTLRRSGKPQEYDQLQSVFQRTFQ; encoded by the coding sequence ATGAATCCAGACTACTCAGAAACTTACATCAATCATCCAACGTGGGGTTTACTATATAGGATCTGTATGGTTGATGATAACCAGGATCTGTTTACTACACTATATGCCCAACGCTTATTTTTTTTGGTAACAAATGACGTTAAAGGTATTAAATTTCAGTCTATTGGCCGGACTGAAGCCAGAATGATGCTGGAAAATCGTTTGCGTACTTTGCGTCGCAGTGGCAAGCCACAGGAGTACGATCAGCTTCAAAGTGTTTTCCAACGAACATTCCAATGA
- a CDS encoding cell division protein SepF: protein MNNIFSKLRDFVGLNEQVEYEYYEEEPDTDSYQNLYQQENPQPAPQETPAPNRRWRENSSTMGDEVAAAGSKPMSNVIGMPGAINGISEVLVLEPRTFEEMPQAIQALRERKSVVLNLTIMDPDQAQRAVDFVAGGTYALDGHQERIGESIFLFTPSCVQVSTQGGFLHEVPQPPVRPVRPTGTTPTWGSEPNRMAQ, encoded by the coding sequence ATGAACAATATATTTTCCAAACTTCGAGATTTTGTGGGCTTGAACGAGCAGGTAGAATACGAGTATTACGAGGAAGAACCAGATACCGATAGCTACCAAAATCTGTATCAGCAAGAAAATCCTCAACCTGCTCCACAAGAAACTCCTGCTCCTAATCGACGTTGGCGTGAAAACTCCTCTACAATGGGAGATGAAGTAGCAGCAGCAGGATCAAAGCCTATGAGTAATGTGATTGGTATGCCAGGCGCAATTAATGGAATTTCTGAAGTTTTAGTCCTTGAACCTCGCACTTTTGAAGAAATGCCCCAGGCAATTCAAGCATTACGTGAGCGTAAGTCTGTAGTATTAAACTTGACGATTATGGACCCGGATCAAGCTCAACGGGCAGTTGATTTTGTTGCCGGTGGTACGTATGCTTTAGATGGACATCAAGAACGGATTGGTGAAAGTATCTTTTTGTTCACACCCAGTTGTGTGCAAGTCAGCACCCAAGGCGGATTTTTACATGAAGTACCCCAACCACCAGTACGTCCCGTTCGTCCTACAGGTACTACTCCCACTTGGGGCAGCGAACCTAACCGCATGGCACAATAA
- a CDS encoding type II toxin-antitoxin system HicA family toxin, whose product MKVKEVLKILEDDGWYIDWIRGSHRILKNENKSGIVVVPGKPSDDIPIGTLSSIWKQAKLGDV is encoded by the coding sequence ATGAAAGTTAAAGAAGTTCTCAAAATCCTAGAAGATGATGGGTGGTATATAGATTGGATTAGAGGTAGTCACCGTATCCTCAAAAATGAAAATAAATCAGGTATTGTAGTTGTACCTGGAAAACCAAGTGATGATATTCCCATAGGTACACTTTCATCAATTTGGAAGCAAGCAAAATTAGGAGATGTCTAA
- a CDS encoding type I restriction endonuclease subunit R → MQGLAVTETITTIAEAEKRFGLTRSQSQDFFTEWYDQLPEINSNDRTNLEILWQRYIYHRSGGHLLESTVMLLLVSRLLTVAGLHDPPFRIKAEESVQITITDSEETLQGQIYILVLKDRLWIIVLESKKTMLSVWSALPQTLAYLMSSPNTDLPTFGMLTNGDDIVFVKVQNQQYAISRVFAPLTTRSELESVCGVLRKIAETVSSIGNSEQAESPITNYQLPITYSLIRL, encoded by the coding sequence ATGCAAGGACTAGCCGTTACTGAAACCATCACCACCATAGCTGAAGCAGAAAAACGATTTGGTTTAACTCGCAGTCAATCTCAGGATTTTTTTACAGAATGGTATGATCAACTACCTGAGATTAATTCTAATGACCGCACTAATCTAGAAATTCTCTGGCAGCGTTATATTTATCATCGTTCCGGTGGGCATTTATTAGAAAGTACAGTAATGCTATTACTTGTCTCTCGATTGCTGACCGTTGCAGGTTTGCATGATCCACCTTTTCGCATCAAGGCTGAAGAATCTGTACAAATTACAATAACCGATAGCGAAGAAACTCTACAGGGTCAAATATATATTTTAGTATTGAAAGATCGCCTTTGGATAATTGTTTTAGAGTCCAAAAAAACCATGTTATCAGTTTGGTCGGCATTACCCCAAACTCTTGCTTACTTGATGTCCAGTCCAAATACTGATTTACCTACTTTTGGAATGTTAACTAATGGTGATGATATTGTTTTTGTCAAAGTCCAAAATCAGCAGTATGCTATTTCACGGGTGTTTGCACCTCTAACTACTCGAAGTGAATTAGAGTCTGTGTGTGGAGTGCTACGCAAAATTGCAGAAACAGTCAGCAGCATAGGGAACAGCGAACAAGCAGAATCACCAATTACCAATTACCAATTACCCATCACCTATTCCCTAATCAGGTTATGA
- a CDS encoding DEAD/DEAH box helicase: MNYTAPSSEINLGSIFPFELDQFQLDAIASLNAGRSVVVCAPTGSGKTLVGEYAIYRALARGKRVFYTTPLKALSNQKLRDFREKFGFDQVGLLTGDASINRDAPIIVMTTEIFRNMLYGTPIGQIGISLTGVEAVVLDECHYMNDRQRGTVWEESIIYCPREVQLVALSATVANSDQLTDWLNRVHGPTDLIYSDFRPVPLEFHFCNPKGLFPLLNESNTKINQRLIRRGKKGIGERGRGNRPEPPTIVYTLSQLAQRDMLPAIFFIFSRRGCDKAVAEVGDLWLVNNEESQILRRQIDDFLARNPEAGRSGQIAPLYRGIAAHHAGILPAWKVLVEELFQQGLIKVVFATETLAAGINMPARTTVISTLSKRTDNGHRLLKASEFLQMSGRAGRRGMDLQGHVVTLQTPFEGAKEAAYLATSPPDPLVSQFTPSYGMVLNLLQTHTLEQAKELIERSFGQYMATLYLKPEYDEIAVIKAELAKIESELAAVDENEIALYEKLRQRLKVERHIFKTLQEQAREDRQEQLSMMLDFAVTGTLLSLKDKNMTATLPLTAILYGKAPEIGPTSYLVCLGQDNRWYVATTADVIDLYAEMPRVEVPEDILPPDELGLKRGQSVRGNAATEAIAQSIPDPSEYMYMTPEVAAQLSRVNAVQSQIENHALHKSGNIANIFKQRARCVELEAELEELEEQVQQHSQQHWEEFLNLIQILQHFGGLDNLTPTELGQMAAAIRGENELWLGLAIASGELDNLDPHHLAAAAASLVTETPRPDSRVRFNLSNETADALAKLRGIRRKLFQIQHRHNVALPIWLEFELIAVVEQWALGMDWLQLCANTTLDEGDVVRLLRRTLDLLSQIPHVPFVPDSLRQNAQRAMQLIDRFPVNEAME, translated from the coding sequence GTGAACTACACCGCACCCTCTTCAGAAATTAATTTAGGATCGATTTTTCCTTTTGAGTTGGATCAATTCCAACTAGATGCGATCGCCTCCCTCAATGCTGGCCGCTCAGTGGTTGTCTGTGCGCCCACAGGATCGGGTAAAACTTTGGTTGGGGAATACGCTATTTATCGCGCCCTAGCCCGTGGTAAACGAGTATTTTACACCACACCACTTAAAGCTCTATCGAATCAAAAATTACGCGACTTTCGGGAAAAATTCGGATTCGATCAGGTGGGACTATTAACCGGGGATGCTTCCATTAACAGGGATGCACCGATTATAGTCATGACTACCGAAATTTTCCGTAATATGCTTTATGGCACACCCATAGGTCAAATCGGGATCTCTTTAACAGGCGTTGAGGCTGTAGTCCTCGATGAGTGCCACTACATGAACGATCGCCAACGGGGTACAGTCTGGGAAGAATCTATTATTTACTGTCCCCGTGAAGTCCAACTGGTCGCCCTTTCCGCTACAGTTGCTAATAGTGACCAACTCACGGACTGGTTAAATCGTGTTCATGGACCCACAGACCTAATTTATTCTGATTTTCGCCCAGTTCCCTTAGAATTTCACTTTTGCAACCCCAAAGGTTTATTTCCTTTATTAAATGAAAGCAATACTAAAATTAATCAACGTTTAATTAGACGTGGTAAAAAGGGTATAGGAGAACGAGGTAGAGGTAATCGCCCAGAACCACCAACAATAGTTTATACCCTGAGTCAATTAGCCCAACGGGATATGTTACCCGCAATTTTCTTTATTTTCAGCCGCAGAGGTTGTGATAAAGCCGTTGCTGAGGTGGGTGATTTATGGTTAGTGAATAATGAAGAATCCCAAATATTACGTAGGCAGATTGATGATTTTTTAGCCCGTAACCCAGAAGCCGGACGTTCAGGACAGATTGCACCGCTTTATAGAGGTATTGCGGCGCATCATGCGGGGATTTTACCAGCTTGGAAGGTTTTGGTTGAGGAACTATTTCAACAAGGTTTAATTAAAGTTGTTTTTGCAACGGAAACCCTGGCAGCAGGTATTAATATGCCAGCACGGACAACAGTTATTTCTACCCTTTCTAAACGCACTGACAACGGACACCGTTTATTAAAAGCTTCAGAATTTTTGCAAATGTCCGGGCGTGCTGGTCGTCGGGGCATGGATTTACAAGGTCACGTTGTGACATTACAAACTCCCTTTGAAGGTGCAAAAGAAGCCGCTTATTTAGCCACATCTCCCCCAGATCCTTTGGTGAGTCAGTTTACTCCCAGCTACGGTATGGTGCTGAACCTCTTGCAAACCCATACCTTAGAACAAGCGAAGGAACTGATAGAACGCAGTTTTGGCCAGTATATGGCGACTTTGTATTTAAAACCAGAGTATGATGAAATTGCAGTCATCAAAGCAGAATTAGCAAAAATTGAATCAGAATTAGCCGCAGTAGATGAAAATGAAATTGCACTTTATGAAAAATTGCGCCAACGGTTAAAAGTAGAACGGCATATATTTAAAACTCTACAGGAACAAGCACGGGAAGACAGACAAGAGCAACTTTCCATGATGTTGGATTTTGCTGTAACGGGAACGCTGTTAAGTTTGAAAGATAAAAACATGACAGCGACATTACCGTTAACAGCTATATTATATGGTAAAGCTCCTGAAATTGGACCTACGTCTTATTTGGTTTGTTTAGGACAAGATAACCGCTGGTATGTAGCGACAACAGCAGATGTGATTGATTTATATGCAGAGATGCCCAGGGTAGAAGTACCAGAGGATATTTTACCACCTGATGAACTAGGTTTAAAACGAGGTCAGTCAGTGCGGGGAAATGCAGCAACAGAGGCGATCGCCCAAAGTATACCCGATCCCAGCGAATATATGTACATGACACCGGAAGTAGCTGCTCAACTGAGTCGGGTGAATGCGGTACAATCACAAATAGAAAATCATGCCTTGCATAAATCAGGGAATATTGCCAACATATTTAAACAACGAGCGCGTTGTGTAGAATTAGAAGCGGAACTAGAAGAGTTAGAAGAACAAGTACAACAACACTCACAGCAACATTGGGAAGAATTTCTGAATTTAATTCAGATATTACAGCACTTTGGCGGGTTAGATAATTTAACACCCACAGAACTGGGACAAATGGCCGCAGCCATTCGGGGTGAAAATGAGTTATGGTTAGGATTGGCGATCGCCAGTGGTGAGCTAGATAATTTAGATCCGCACCATTTAGCAGCAGCAGCAGCATCTTTAGTCACAGAAACACCACGCCCTGATAGTAGAGTACGCTTTAACCTCAGTAACGAAACAGCAGACGCTTTAGCCAAACTCCGGGGTATTCGTCGCAAGCTGTTTCAAATTCAACACCGTCATAACGTAGCTTTACCTATTTGGTTAGAATTTGAACTCATTGCAGTAGTTGAACAATGGGCGCTAGGAATGGACTGGTTACAACTTTGTGCTAATACAACTTTAGATGAAGGTGATGTAGTTAGGTTGTTGCGTCGTACCCTAGACTTATTATCACAAATTCCTCACGTTCCCTTTGTTCCTGATAGTTTACGACAAAATGCCCAAAGAGCAATGCAATTAATTGATCGTTTTCCAGTCAATGAAGCAATGGAATAA
- a CDS encoding serine/threonine-protein kinase, with protein sequence MTNLYCSQGHQNPAGSKFCLQCGEKIIETPVNSGIKAGQTLGDRYVIVRQLGQGGFGKTYLAEDSNRFREACVLKEFSPQVQTPYVVQKAEELFQREASVLYQLQHPQIPRFRELLRINLQGKESLFLVQDHVAGETYNSLLNTRKQQGLKFTEIEVRQLLEQLLPVLEYIHNVGVIHRDISPDNLILRSVDQLPVLIDFGGVKQVAQTVASQYYQSGEITSGSSGTLLGKIGFAPPEQMQTGLVYPHSDLYALAVTVLVLLTGKLPQDLIDTQNLQWLWRREISLSPLLGDILDKMLSPRPSDRYQSARQILDALNGKAVNNTPNNTPPVAPTVYPATQPPKPTTSPTTAGTVAVSPPKTPAPPPVATPTPQNTSIWTATNVFIVTIALCSSIGLLWWGISNRRNNQYGSNPDVTLSPTPRDTPTNSGNNYSPEERERKQRLSDRRQQLGIDNSFYVSLINQLFWEKNPNIQGRTLKDTPEDEDLRKEWDRIASRTLDKLSLLSSRARRQMGTYTPAERDRWKVEVNRRNVSSRALYDLGDATFFRVFPEYRGKNFIEQPIGQVWHAFVSDKLNAILSNSAFARIVFDPGTTGKTVSGNLQPGGGKVFIAGLAKDQIMEVKLDASSQVLLSIYSPSGKVTFLEDSTVRTVSKTLPETGFYEFVVVSTASKSTDYQLTVTAENPPEPEPTPTETPTETPTPEPTETPEPTPTETP encoded by the coding sequence ATGACTAATCTTTATTGTTCTCAAGGACATCAAAACCCAGCCGGTAGTAAGTTTTGTCTTCAGTGTGGTGAGAAGATAATAGAAACTCCTGTCAATAGTGGGATTAAAGCAGGACAAACTTTAGGCGATCGCTATGTAATTGTACGTCAACTCGGACAAGGTGGGTTTGGGAAAACTTACCTCGCTGAAGATAGTAACCGGTTTCGAGAAGCTTGTGTTTTAAAGGAATTTTCTCCCCAGGTACAAACTCCTTATGTTGTGCAAAAAGCGGAGGAGTTATTTCAACGAGAAGCTAGTGTTCTTTATCAGTTACAACATCCCCAAATTCCCCGCTTTCGGGAACTTTTACGCATTAATTTACAAGGTAAAGAATCTCTCTTTTTAGTGCAGGATCATGTAGCTGGTGAAACTTATAATTCTTTATTAAATACTCGCAAACAACAGGGTTTAAAATTTACAGAAATTGAAGTTCGTCAATTATTAGAACAACTTTTACCAGTTTTAGAATATATCCATAATGTAGGTGTGATTCATCGTGATATTTCTCCTGATAATTTAATCTTGAGAAGTGTGGATCAATTACCAGTTTTAATTGATTTTGGGGGAGTAAAACAAGTCGCGCAAACTGTTGCTTCTCAATATTATCAATCTGGTGAAATTACATCTGGAAGTAGTGGAACTTTGTTAGGAAAAATCGGTTTTGCACCTCCTGAACAAATGCAAACCGGTTTAGTATATCCTCACAGTGATTTATATGCTTTAGCTGTGACAGTGTTGGTTTTACTGACAGGGAAACTACCACAGGATTTAATAGATACACAAAATTTACAATGGCTATGGCGGCGAGAAATTAGCCTTAGTCCTTTATTGGGGGACATTTTAGATAAAATGCTATCTCCCAGACCAAGCGATCGCTACCAGTCAGCCCGTCAAATTTTAGACGCACTGAATGGAAAAGCGGTTAATAACACTCCTAATAATACTCCTCCTGTCGCACCTACAGTATATCCAGCTACTCAACCCCCAAAACCCACAACTTCCCCAACCACAGCAGGAACTGTTGCAGTTTCTCCTCCCAAAACTCCCGCACCTCCACCAGTTGCTACTCCCACACCCCAAAATACAAGTATTTGGACGGCAACTAACGTATTTATTGTTACGATAGCTTTATGTAGTAGTATTGGTTTATTGTGGTGGGGTATTAGTAACCGTAGAAACAACCAATATGGAAGTAACCCGGATGTTACATTAAGTCCTACACCGAGAGATACCCCCACCAACTCAGGAAATAACTATTCACCGGAAGAAAGAGAACGCAAACAAAGATTAAGCGATCGCCGTCAACAGTTGGGTATAGATAATAGCTTTTATGTGAGCTTAATCAATCAACTCTTTTGGGAGAAAAACCCCAATATCCAAGGACGTACACTCAAAGATACACCAGAAGACGAAGATTTACGGAAAGAATGGGATCGCATAGCTTCCCGAACCCTAGATAAACTGTCTCTTTTAAGTAGTAGAGCGCGTAGACAAATGGGAACTTATACCCCAGCAGAACGCGATCGCTGGAAAGTAGAAGTTAACCGCAGAAACGTCAGCAGTCGTGCTTTGTATGACTTAGGTGATGCAACCTTTTTCCGCGTATTTCCTGAATATCGGGGTAAAAATTTTATAGAGCAACCTATAGGACAAGTTTGGCACGCCTTTGTTAGTGATAAACTCAATGCTATCCTTTCTAATAGTGCCTTTGCAAGAATAGTATTTGATCCTGGGACTACAGGTAAAACAGTTAGTGGTAATCTACAACCAGGAGGAGGTAAAGTTTTCATCGCTGGACTAGCAAAAGATCAAATAATGGAAGTTAAACTAGATGCTAGTTCTCAGGTGTTATTATCTATTTATTCTCCCTCTGGTAAAGTCACATTTTTAGAAGATTCTACAGTGCGGACTGTATCCAAAACATTACCAGAAACTGGATTTTATGAATTTGTCGTAGTTTCCACAGCTTCTAAATCTACAGATTATCAGTTAACGGTGACAGCAGAAAATCCCCCAGAACCAGAACCCACACCTACAGAAACACCTACAGAAACACCTACTCCAGAACCCACAGAAACACCAGAACCCACACCCACGGAAACACCGTAA
- a CDS encoding type II toxin-antitoxin system HicB family antitoxin, whose protein sequence is MIEYTVIYERGETNWGAYVPDLPGCVSIGDTLAEVQENIKEAIEVYLEVLKEDGQPIPEPSTEVGKVAVTI, encoded by the coding sequence ATGATTGAATACACAGTAATTTATGAACGTGGTGAGACAAACTGGGGTGCTTATGTTCCTGACTTACCCGGTTGTGTCAGCATTGGGGATACTTTAGCAGAAGTACAGGAAAATATTAAAGAAGCTATAGAAGTGTATTTAGAAGTATTGAAAGAAGATGGACAACCCATACCCGAACCATCCACAGAAGTTGGTAAAGTTGCAGTGACAATATAA
- a CDS encoding type II toxin-antitoxin system RelE family toxin has protein sequence MYEVLLHPDAQKVYVNADKALAKKIARCLQQLEQNPRSHPNIKALKGGYAGFYRYRIGDYRVIYSIEDEVVQVFVVAIAHRGEVYEQ, from the coding sequence ATGTATGAAGTTCTTCTCCATCCCGATGCCCAAAAGGTTTATGTCAATGCTGACAAAGCCCTAGCCAAGAAAATTGCTAGATGTTTGCAGCAACTAGAACAAAATCCCCGATCGCATCCCAACATCAAAGCCCTCAAGGGAGGTTACGCAGGGTTTTATCGTTATAGAATTGGGGACTACAGAGTTATCTATTCGATAGAGGATGAAGTGGTGCAGGTATTTGTTGTGGCGATCGCTCATCGTGGCGAAGTATACGAACAGTGA
- a CDS encoding pentapeptide repeat-containing protein, with translation MEDRELLKFYKEGKRNFSHHRLYNRNIELDNICDRVIWTDNASPNFSNENLAEIILTHSNLYHANLSGTNFSGANLVDTDLRDTNLYHANLSGANLSGADLTNTCLDGAIFKNVIIDEKTKIHKKYYLISQILNEEVVVVNLSGVDLIGANLDGANLTKADLSNANLHEDRVNNASKIYQNKILITRLKKAILTEANLENANLGRADLRGANLTGANLRGADLTEADLRKADLTGANLMGSNLTRCRIRDANFSKVDFRNTDLTNTKTKLTGAKLKGAYYNDETKFPEGFNPKFAQMIHEDDIKTKKYHNSEWIELLTKKKVKTVKSPPPPREGQQEFKEELKETYGYRCLISGCHIEQIIEAAHIIPYRDLNSHDVANGLLLRVDLHRLFDAHLIAIHPTTREVLISEQIAKDYQDIRGIKIASCLTGEDATKQQDALRYHCEQCNWIDKQLLE, from the coding sequence ATGGAAGATAGAGAACTTTTAAAATTCTACAAAGAAGGTAAAAGAAATTTTAGTCATCATAGATTATATAACAGAAATATTGAACTTGATAATATATGTGATAGGGTTATTTGGACTGATAATGCTTCCCCAAACTTTAGCAATGAAAACCTGGCAGAAATTATTTTAACTCATTCCAACTTATATCATGCAAACCTAAGTGGTACAAATTTTAGTGGTGCAAATTTAGTTGATACAGACCTTAGAGATACAAATTTATATCATGCAAACCTTAGTGGTGCTAATTTATCTGGTGCAGATTTAACCAATACTTGTTTAGATGGGGCTATTTTCAAAAATGTTATTATTGATGAGAAAACCAAGATTCATAAAAAATATTATTTAATTTCGCAAATTCTTAACGAAGAAGTAGTAGTTGTAAATCTCTCTGGAGTTGATTTAATAGGTGCTAATTTAGATGGTGCTAACTTAACTAAAGCTGACCTTTCTAATGCAAATTTGCACGAAGATAGGGTTAATAATGCTTCAAAAATATATCAAAATAAAATTCTTATAACAAGACTAAAAAAAGCAATCTTAACAGAAGCAAATTTAGAAAATGCGAATTTGGGAAGAGCTGATTTGAGAGGAGCAAATTTAACAGGGGCAAATTTGAGAGGAGCAGATTTAACAGAAGCAGATTTGAGAAAAGCAGATCTAACAGGGGCAAACTTGATGGGATCAAACTTGACTAGATGTAGAATTAGGGATGCTAACTTTTCAAAAGTTGATTTTAGAAACACTGATTTAACCAATACTAAAACCAAACTTACAGGTGCTAAGTTAAAAGGAGCATATTATAATGATGAAACTAAATTCCCTGAAGGATTTAATCCCAAATTTGCACAAATGATCCATGAAGATGATATTAAAACTAAAAAATATCATAATTCCGAATGGATAGAATTATTAACCAAGAAAAAAGTTAAAACAGTAAAATCTCCACCACCACCACGAGAAGGACAACAAGAATTTAAAGAAGAACTAAAAGAAACTTATGGTTATAGATGTTTAATTAGTGGTTGTCACATTGAACAAATTATTGAAGCAGCACATATTATTCCTTATCGGGATCTTAATTCTCATGATGTTGCTAATGGCTTACTTTTGAGAGTAGATTTGCATAGACTTTTCGATGCACACCTCATAGCTATTCATCCAACAACCAGAGAAGTATTAATATCGGAACAAATAGCGAAAGACTATCAAGATATTAGAGGAATAAAAATAGCAAGTTGTTTAACTGGTGAAGATGCTACTAAACAACAGGACGCGCTAAGATATCATTGTGAACAATGTAATTGGATAGATAAACAACTGTTGGAATAA